The Pygocentrus nattereri isolate fPygNat1 chromosome 4, fPygNat1.pri, whole genome shotgun sequence genome includes a window with the following:
- the armt1 gene encoding damage-control phosphatase ARMT1 isoform X1, translated as METDHVKTPQSLSAKFEGSFAYLTVRDRLPTILTKVIDTIHRNKNNFFEEHGEEGVNAEKRAISFLSKLRNELQTDKPVLPLSDDAEDTVAWNEYMQRQQDMMEDRQPVSWFKSPWLYVECYMYRRIQEAVWLNPPIGDFDVFKEGKTQTFFESQQAIMFLCTHLREVLTSMDNPNEKQLFDHFLKFLQVSLWGNKCDLSISAGQDNSQKISPIESLASLQRFILVDDSDQVWSALMTLQGSRETEKRGARVDLILDNAGFELITDLVLGDFLVSVGLAKEVRFHGKSFPWFVSDVTKKDFDWTIRQTMASNHKQMSACGVQWKRFLKEGVWSYHDHRFWTLPHEFCDMPTDAADLYTDLQGSDLILFKGDLNYRKLTGDRDWEHTVPFARALRGFRPAPLCSLRTLKANVQVGLQPGHGEMLTSQEPDWMTNGKYAVVQFFCPPREQ; from the exons ATGGAGACAGACCATGTTAAGACTCCACAGTCGCTGTCAGCTAAATTTGAGGG gTCTTTTGCATATCTGACAGTGAGGGACAGGCTGCCAACGATCCTGACAAAAGTTATAGACACCATTCATCGAAATAAGAACAATTTCTTTGAGGAACATGGGGAG GAAGGGGTTAATGCAGAAAAAAGGGCCATCTCCTTCCTGTCTAAGCTAAGAAATGAGCTGCAGACAGACAAGCCGGTGTTGCCTCTGTCTGATGACGCAGAGGATACAGTGGCCTGGAACGAGTACATGCAGAGACAACAGGACATGATGGAGGACAGGCAGCCTGTCAGCTGGTTCAAGTCACCTTGGCTTTATGTGGAGTGCTACATGTACAGGAGGATCCAGGAGGCAGTGTGGCTAAA TCCTCCAATAGGTGACTTTGATGTGTTCAAGGAGGGAAAGACACAAACCTTCTTCGAATCCCAGCAGGCAATAATGTTTCTTTGTACACACCTCCGAGAGGTCCTCACCAGCATGGATAACCCAAATGAGAAACAGCTCTTTGACCACTTTCTCAAGTTTCTACAG GTGTCTTTGTGGGGGAACAAGTGCGATTTGTCCATCTCAGCTGGTCAGGACAACTCTCAGAAGATCAGCCCTATTGAGTCTCTGGCCAGTCTGCAGCGTTTCATCCTTGTGGATGACTCTGATCAGGTGTGGTCAGCTTTAATGACTCTGCAGGGTTCCAGAGAGACGGAGAAGAGAGGAGCTAGAGTGGACCTTATTCTAGACAATGCTGGGTTTGAACTCATCACTGACCTGGTACTTGGAGATTTTCTTGTTTCTGTTGGACTGGCAAAGGAAGTGCGGTTCCATGGCAAGTCCTTCCCATGGTTTGTCTCTGATGTCACCAAGAAGGATTTTGATTGGACTATAAGGCAGACCATGGCGTCCAATCACAAGCAGATGTCCGCATGTGGTGTCCAGTGGAAACGCTTTTTGAAGGAAGGGGTGTGGTCATACCATGATCATCGGTTCTGGACATTACCACATGAATTCTGCGACATGCCGACTGACGCAGCAGATCTTTACACTGATTTACAAGGTTCGGATCTAATTCTTTTCAAGGGAGACCTAAATTACCGCAAACTGACTGGTGATAGAGACTGGGAACACACTGTTCCTTTTGCCAGAGCCTTGAGAGGCTTCCGTCCTGCCCCGCTGTGCAGCCTCAGGACACTAAAGGCTAACGTCCAAGTGGGCTTACAGCCAGGCCATGGTGAAATGCTCACCTCTCAGGAGCCAGACTGGATGACCAATGGCAAATATGCTGTAGTTCAGTTTTTCTGTCCACCCAGAGAACAGTAG
- the armt1 gene encoding damage-control phosphatase ARMT1 isoform X2 codes for MRTQNSGNVRSSRSFAYLTVRDRLPTILTKVIDTIHRNKNNFFEEHGEEGVNAEKRAISFLSKLRNELQTDKPVLPLSDDAEDTVAWNEYMQRQQDMMEDRQPVSWFKSPWLYVECYMYRRIQEAVWLNPPIGDFDVFKEGKTQTFFESQQAIMFLCTHLREVLTSMDNPNEKQLFDHFLKFLQVSLWGNKCDLSISAGQDNSQKISPIESLASLQRFILVDDSDQVWSALMTLQGSRETEKRGARVDLILDNAGFELITDLVLGDFLVSVGLAKEVRFHGKSFPWFVSDVTKKDFDWTIRQTMASNHKQMSACGVQWKRFLKEGVWSYHDHRFWTLPHEFCDMPTDAADLYTDLQGSDLILFKGDLNYRKLTGDRDWEHTVPFARALRGFRPAPLCSLRTLKANVQVGLQPGHGEMLTSQEPDWMTNGKYAVVQFFCPPREQ; via the exons gTCTTTTGCATATCTGACAGTGAGGGACAGGCTGCCAACGATCCTGACAAAAGTTATAGACACCATTCATCGAAATAAGAACAATTTCTTTGAGGAACATGGGGAG GAAGGGGTTAATGCAGAAAAAAGGGCCATCTCCTTCCTGTCTAAGCTAAGAAATGAGCTGCAGACAGACAAGCCGGTGTTGCCTCTGTCTGATGACGCAGAGGATACAGTGGCCTGGAACGAGTACATGCAGAGACAACAGGACATGATGGAGGACAGGCAGCCTGTCAGCTGGTTCAAGTCACCTTGGCTTTATGTGGAGTGCTACATGTACAGGAGGATCCAGGAGGCAGTGTGGCTAAA TCCTCCAATAGGTGACTTTGATGTGTTCAAGGAGGGAAAGACACAAACCTTCTTCGAATCCCAGCAGGCAATAATGTTTCTTTGTACACACCTCCGAGAGGTCCTCACCAGCATGGATAACCCAAATGAGAAACAGCTCTTTGACCACTTTCTCAAGTTTCTACAG GTGTCTTTGTGGGGGAACAAGTGCGATTTGTCCATCTCAGCTGGTCAGGACAACTCTCAGAAGATCAGCCCTATTGAGTCTCTGGCCAGTCTGCAGCGTTTCATCCTTGTGGATGACTCTGATCAGGTGTGGTCAGCTTTAATGACTCTGCAGGGTTCCAGAGAGACGGAGAAGAGAGGAGCTAGAGTGGACCTTATTCTAGACAATGCTGGGTTTGAACTCATCACTGACCTGGTACTTGGAGATTTTCTTGTTTCTGTTGGACTGGCAAAGGAAGTGCGGTTCCATGGCAAGTCCTTCCCATGGTTTGTCTCTGATGTCACCAAGAAGGATTTTGATTGGACTATAAGGCAGACCATGGCGTCCAATCACAAGCAGATGTCCGCATGTGGTGTCCAGTGGAAACGCTTTTTGAAGGAAGGGGTGTGGTCATACCATGATCATCGGTTCTGGACATTACCACATGAATTCTGCGACATGCCGACTGACGCAGCAGATCTTTACACTGATTTACAAGGTTCGGATCTAATTCTTTTCAAGGGAGACCTAAATTACCGCAAACTGACTGGTGATAGAGACTGGGAACACACTGTTCCTTTTGCCAGAGCCTTGAGAGGCTTCCGTCCTGCCCCGCTGTGCAGCCTCAGGACACTAAAGGCTAACGTCCAAGTGGGCTTACAGCCAGGCCATGGTGAAATGCTCACCTCTCAGGAGCCAGACTGGATGACCAATGGCAAATATGCTGTAGTTCAGTTTTTCTGTCCACCCAGAGAACAGTAG